A genome region from Lytechinus pictus isolate F3 Inbred chromosome 14, Lp3.0, whole genome shotgun sequence includes the following:
- the LOC129276330 gene encoding uncharacterized protein LOC129276330 gives MGDFLNIMDALWMMRLNVVLGTWWLSQLFLAINGATIPGTPSPAPQPEEGSKSTPTHTSNEPTYGPILPPTPQSSGRLGTNDYLAGFIICLTMNIAIIAVAFFCLCYLGKLSSRSDDEVDSAEPRQTLSWKEALHPIADKVFKKR, from the exons ATGGGAGACTTTTTAAACATCATGGATGCTCTTTGGATGATGAGATTGAATGTG GTACTTGGCACTTGGTGGCTTAGTCAATTATTCTTAGCAATCAATGGAGCTACCATTCCTGGCACACCTAGCCCTGCACCTCAACCTGAGGAAGGATCTAAATCAACTCCAACACATACCAGTAATGAACCAACGTATGGACCTATACTCCCTCCAACTCCACAAAGCTCAG GACGACTAGGAACAAATGATTACCTGGCTGGTTTCATCATCTGCCTCACGATGAATATTGCCATCATAGCTGTTGCTTTCTTCTGTTTATGTTACCTTGGAAAACTATCATCACGGTCAG ATGACGAAGTAGACTCCGCTGAACCCCGACAGACATTATCATGGAAAGAGGCCTTACATCCGATTGCAG ATAAAGTCTTCAAAAAGAGATAG